A segment of the Pseudoalteromonas sp. DL-6 genome:
TTTCTCGAGCAAGACGTTTAACACGCTCTGCCTTTACGCCTAAAAACTCAGCAACTTGTTCTGTTGACATTAACTTCATAATTACTTCCTCGTGTTTAATCTTTCCGTCCAGTGACAATAATAGATAATATGTGTCTAAAGCGTTACTGTTTTTTTATAGAATATAAATAAATAGCGCTTTTTTTACCTTTTGTTAAGTGAATAGTTTAAATTATAGACATGTAAACGAATCATGCTGGTATTTATATAAAGATGCCTTTATTATTGCGCATGCTAAAGCATTGATATCGCGAGTTGATGTGGCGGCAACAAATGTGCTCTCGTGGTGAAATGGATATCACGTGGCCCTCCGGAGGCTGAGTTGTAGGTTCGATCCCTACCGAGAGCGCCATTTGCGTTTTACTTCCCCCCTTGAAACGATAATAGCTATTTAGATTAGCTCACTATTTTATTCCCCGTTAAATAATGTTTGTAGCAATCTAATTTACACCGTTAGGCGTATACTCAGTGCCGTACTTATGGTTTATTATCAATAATTGTAAAGATTTTTAGTGTTAATAATTTATTATTACCCTAAACTCAAAAACTAGACTTTTATAGCTAAATAATGCTATTTAGAGTAAATATTCCTTAATTATAGAAACCCTCACATTTATGCTAGTTACCTTACCTATATCAGAACTTATCCCCGGCATGTACGTAAATAGCGTGACCAAGCAGCAGGAGAGTGTGGATGGTATAAAAATTAAAACCAGCGGTTTGGTTCGTGATAAATCTATAATTCAGCGTTTAATTACTGAAGGAGTGCTAGAGCTTCTTATTGATTTTACAAAAAGTGATGTGGCTGTACCGGCTAAATATAAAGTAAAAGAAAAACCACAAGCCGCTGCTACAAATCAAGACAAGCCCGCCAGTAAAAAACGAGTTGTCAGCTTGCAACAAGAGTTTGCCAAAGCCAGCGTTAGTTATGATGCCCACAACAGAAAACTACAGAATATTTTTGGTGATTTAACCTCAGGCTTGTCACTGAATACTGATGCACTTAATGAGATAAGTAATGAAATAGTCAGCTCAGTATTTCGCAATGAACATGCTATGACCATTTTAACTCGCATTAAAGATAAGCATAGTTATAACTGGCGTCATATGATCAACTGCACCATTTTTACAGCGGTATTCGCTAAATACTTAGGGTATAAACGCGAAGCCGTGCAGGAGCTTGCAATGGGTGCACTAATGCATGACCTAGGGCAAGCCAAATTACCCCAAGGAATATTCTCTAAACCTGGCAAAGTTACAGGTAACGAGATGACGGCAATAAAAAAGCATGTTGCACAAAGCTTAGGGTTATTAAAAGGTGCAAAAGGTATCACCACTTTAATGTTAGATATGATTGTAAACCATCATGAGCGTCTTGATGGTTCTGGTTATCCTCGAGGAGTTGATGAAAGCAAAATAAGTCGTCCTGCTCGAATTTTGGCGATTGTTGACGTGTACGATGCACTCACCGCAGACAGACCGCATCAAGAAGGGGATGAGCCTATAAATGCGCTACGTTATTTGTTGGCTAATAAACAGCTATTTGACGCAGAGTTAGTACAGCTATTTATAAAGTGCTTAGGTGTTCACCCGGTGGGTACTATTGTTAAGTTAACCAATGAACGGTTGGCCTTGGTACTAGAGGGGAATCATTCAAACCCAATCAAACCTAAAGTGAAGCTTTTTTATAACGCAAAACATAACCATCATGTTACCGCAAAAGATATTGATTTGAGCTTAAACAATAATGAAATAAAAATACAAGCAAGTGTCAAACCCGCT
Coding sequences within it:
- a CDS encoding HD-GYP domain-containing protein, whose translation is MLVTLPISELIPGMYVNSVTKQQESVDGIKIKTSGLVRDKSIIQRLITEGVLELLIDFTKSDVAVPAKYKVKEKPQAAATNQDKPASKKRVVSLQQEFAKASVSYDAHNRKLQNIFGDLTSGLSLNTDALNEISNEIVSSVFRNEHAMTILTRIKDKHSYNWRHMINCTIFTAVFAKYLGYKREAVQELAMGALMHDLGQAKLPQGIFSKPGKVTGNEMTAIKKHVAQSLGLLKGAKGITTLMLDMIVNHHERLDGSGYPRGVDESKISRPARILAIVDVYDALTADRPHQEGDEPINALRYLLANKQLFDAELVQLFIKCLGVHPVGTIVKLTNERLALVLEGNHSNPIKPKVKLFYNAKHNHHVTAKDIDLSLNNNEIKIQASVKPADYKINLPRLLKEHLLL